A section of the Oreochromis aureus strain Israel breed Guangdong linkage group 22, ZZ_aureus, whole genome shotgun sequence genome encodes:
- the LOC116312031 gene encoding programmed cell death 6-interacting protein isoform X1, with amino-acid sequence MATFISVPLKKSSEVDLVKPLSKFVTSTYPASEDQGEYLRAVEELNKLRKSALGRPLDKHESSLEILLRYYDQLCAVEPKFPFSENQLCLTFTWKDAFDKGSLFGGSVKLALASLGYEKTCVLFNVAALASQIASEQNLDNDEGLKTSAKYYQLASGAFGHIKDTVLSALNREPTMDISPETVGTLSLIMLAQAQEVFFLKATSDKMKDAVIAKLANQAADFYGDAFKQCQYKDNLPKYFYFQEVLPVLAAKHCIMQANAELHQSILAKQKKRFGEEIARLQHAAELVKTVASRYDEYVSVKDLTDKINRCLTAAKKDNDFIYHDRVPEVKDLEHIGKAALVKPTAITPPLSQKFSDLFEKMVPMAVQQSMSIYSQRKAETVNRLVGTMREATNLCNGVLASLNLPAALEDLSGDSIPQSIAEKARNVVQHGGLQSIEQLIKDLPELLTRNREILDESLKMLDDEETTDNELRTKFSQRWSRTPSGDLYKPLRTEGANFRNILDKAVQADQVVRDRYNTHCAMIALLCKPENELNAAIPSANPTKTLQGSEVVNVLRSLLAQLEEVKKERETMEGEIKAVTFDMSITFLTALAQDGAINEEQLSLGQLDQLYGSYNQRVQASLRTQEELLGKVQTSHQEFSSLKQSNADSNQREEVLKKLASAHDSYMEISNNLREGTKFYNDLTEILLKFQNKCSDIVFARKTERDELLKDLQQSIAREPSAPTFNVPAYQSTPAAPSGPAAPAPGPTPAPRTVFPVQPQQPESKPQPPARPPPPSVTPQAASTTPASSQPAAVPTNNPPPMAPQAQGPPYPTYQGYPGYYQMPMGYNPYAYGQYNMPNMPNMPYMPYQTPGQGGYPGTAPAGQPYPGYPQQPPQQQPYYPQQ; translated from the exons ATGGCGACGTTTATTTCAGTCCCGTTGAAAAAATCGTCCGAAGTGGATCTGGTGAAACCGCTGTCGAAATTCGTAACGTCTACGTACCCGGCGAGCGAGGATCAGGGAGAGTATCTCCGCGCCGTGGAGGAGCTCAACAAGCTCCGCAAGAGCGCGCTGGGAAGGCCGCTAGACAAACACGAGAGCTCCCTGGAGATTTTActcag ATATTATGATCAGCTGTGTGCCGTCGAGCCCAAGTTTCCCTTTTCTGAAAACCAG cTCTGCTTAACCTTCACATGGAAGGATGCCTTTGATAAAGGATCTCTGTTTGGCGGCTCCGTCAAGCTCG CTCTGGCCAGTTTGGGCTATGAGAAGACGTGTGTGTTGTTCAACGTGGCAGCTCTGGCCAGTCAGATCGCCTCAGAGCAGAATCTGGACAATGACGAGGGACTGAAGACCTCTGCCAAATACTATCAG CTGGCCAGCGGGGCGTTTGGCCACATCAAGGACACAGTGCTGTCTGCTCTGAACAGGGAGCCTACCATGGACATCTCCCCTGAGACTGTAGGCACCCTGAGCCTCATCATGCTGGCCCAGGCCCAGGAGGTCTTCTTTCTTAAAGCCACTTCAG ATAAGATGAAAGACGCTGTCATCGCTAAGCTGGCCAATCAGGCGGCAGACTTCTACGGAGACGCCTTCAAGCAGTGCCAGTATAAGGACAACCTCCCCAAG tatttttattttcaggaaGTGCTTCCGGTGCTGGCGGCTAAGCACTGCATCATGCAAGCCAACGCCGAGCTGCATCAGAGCATCCTGGCCAAGCAGAAGAAGAGGTTCGGGGAGGAGATTGCTCGTCTGCAG CACGCAGCAGAGCTGGTTAAGACTGTGGCATCTCGTTACGACGAGTACGTGAGCGTTAAGGATCTGACAGACAAGATCAACCGATGCCTCACAGCAGCTAAGAAAGACAACGACTTTATCTACCACGACCGGGTGCCCGAAGTCAAAGACCTCGAGCACATCGGCAAAGCAGCGCTGGTCAAACCAACCGCCATCACACCCCCACTCAGTCAGAAATTTTCAG ACTTGTTTGAGAAGATGGTTCCAATGGCCGTGCAGCAGTCCATGAGCATTTACAGCCAGAGGAAGGCCGAGACCGTTAACAGACTGGTGGGAACCATGAGGGAGGCGACTAATCTCTGCAACGG GGTGTTGGCGTCTCTAAACCTGCCAGCTGCTCTGGAGGATCTGTCAGGAGACTCCATCCCACAATCCATTGCTGAGAAGGCCAGGAACGTCGTGCAGCACGGAGGACTGCAGAGCATCGAGCAGCTCATCAAAGACCTGCCCGAGCTGTTGACCCGCAACAGAGAGATCCTGGATGAG TCTCTGAAGATGCTGGACGATGAAGAGACGACCGACAACGAGCTGAGGACCAAGTTCAGCCAGCGCTGGAGCAGAACTCCCTCTGGAGACCTCTACAAGCCTCTTCGAACCG AGGGCGCTAACTTCCGCAACATCTTGGACAAGGCAGTGCAGGCCGACCAGGTGGTGAGGGACCGCTACAACACCCACTGTGCCATGATCGCCCTGCTGTGTAAACCAGAGAACGAGCTCAACGCCGCCATCCCCTCTGCCAACCCGACCAAGACACTACAGGGCAGCGAG GTAGTGAACGTGCTGCGCTCTCTGCTCGCTCAGCTGGAGGAGgtaaagaaagagagggagactATGGAGGGAGAGATCAAGGCCGTGACCTTTGACATGTCCATCACCTTCCTGACGGCGCTGGCTCAGGATGGAGCCATCAATGAGGAGCAGCTGTCGCTGGGCCAGCTCGACCAGCTGTACGGCAGCTACAACCAGAGAGTGCAGGCCAGCCTCCGCACACAGGAAGAGCTGCTGGGAAAAGTTCAG ACGTCCCACCAGGAGTTCAGCAGCCTGAAGCAGTCCAATGCAGACTCCAACCAGAGGGAGGAGGTCCTCAAGAAGCTGGCCTCGGCCCACGACAGCTACATGGAGATCAGCAACAACCTGCGCGAGGGCACCAAG TTCTACAACGACCTGACAGAAATCCTGCTCAAGTTCCAGAACAAATGCAGCGACATCGTTTTCGCCCGCAAGACGGAGCGCGATGAACTCCTCAA GGACCTGCAGCAGAGCATCGCTCGAGAGCCCAGCGCTCCAACCTTCAACGTTCCCGCCTATCAGAGCACTCCCGCTGCCCCCTCCGGCCCCGCCGCCCCGGCTCCTGGTCCGACCCCTGCACCAAGAACCGTCTTT CCTGTGCAGCCTCAACAACCCGAGTCAAAGCCCCAGCCCCCAGCCAGGCCACCTCCACCAAGCGTGACCCCTCAGGCAGCCTCCACCACACCCGCCAGCTCACAACCTGCCGCCGTTCCCACTAACAACCCACCACCCATGGCACCCCAGGCCCAGGGACCACCTTACCCCACCTACCAAGGCTACCCTGG GTACTACCAGATGCCTATGGGCTACAATCCTTATGCTTACGGCCAGTACAACATGCCCAACATGCCCAACATGCCCTACATGCCCTACCAGACTCCGGGTCAGGGAGGATACCCAGGAACTGCTCCAGCAGGACAGCCCTACCCAGGCTACCCCCAACAACCCCCTCAGCAACAGCCCTACTACCCTCAGCAATAA
- the LOC116312031 gene encoding programmed cell death 6-interacting protein isoform X2, translating to MATFISVPLKKSSEVDLVKPLSKFVTSTYPASEDQGEYLRAVEELNKLRKSALGRPLDKHESSLEILLRYYDQLCAVEPKFPFSENQLCLTFTWKDAFDKGSLFGGSVKLALASLGYEKTCVLFNVAALASQIASEQNLDNDEGLKTSAKYYQLASGAFGHIKDTVLSALNREPTMDISPETVGTLSLIMLAQAQEVFFLKATSDKMKDAVIAKLANQAADFYGDAFKQCQYKDNLPKEVLPVLAAKHCIMQANAELHQSILAKQKKRFGEEIARLQHAAELVKTVASRYDEYVSVKDLTDKINRCLTAAKKDNDFIYHDRVPEVKDLEHIGKAALVKPTAITPPLSQKFSDLFEKMVPMAVQQSMSIYSQRKAETVNRLVGTMREATNLCNGVLASLNLPAALEDLSGDSIPQSIAEKARNVVQHGGLQSIEQLIKDLPELLTRNREILDESLKMLDDEETTDNELRTKFSQRWSRTPSGDLYKPLRTEGANFRNILDKAVQADQVVRDRYNTHCAMIALLCKPENELNAAIPSANPTKTLQGSEVVNVLRSLLAQLEEVKKERETMEGEIKAVTFDMSITFLTALAQDGAINEEQLSLGQLDQLYGSYNQRVQASLRTQEELLGKVQTSHQEFSSLKQSNADSNQREEVLKKLASAHDSYMEISNNLREGTKFYNDLTEILLKFQNKCSDIVFARKTERDELLKDLQQSIAREPSAPTFNVPAYQSTPAAPSGPAAPAPGPTPAPRTVFPVQPQQPESKPQPPARPPPPSVTPQAASTTPASSQPAAVPTNNPPPMAPQAQGPPYPTYQGYPGYYQMPMGYNPYAYGQYNMPNMPNMPYMPYQTPGQGGYPGTAPAGQPYPGYPQQPPQQQPYYPQQ from the exons ATGGCGACGTTTATTTCAGTCCCGTTGAAAAAATCGTCCGAAGTGGATCTGGTGAAACCGCTGTCGAAATTCGTAACGTCTACGTACCCGGCGAGCGAGGATCAGGGAGAGTATCTCCGCGCCGTGGAGGAGCTCAACAAGCTCCGCAAGAGCGCGCTGGGAAGGCCGCTAGACAAACACGAGAGCTCCCTGGAGATTTTActcag ATATTATGATCAGCTGTGTGCCGTCGAGCCCAAGTTTCCCTTTTCTGAAAACCAG cTCTGCTTAACCTTCACATGGAAGGATGCCTTTGATAAAGGATCTCTGTTTGGCGGCTCCGTCAAGCTCG CTCTGGCCAGTTTGGGCTATGAGAAGACGTGTGTGTTGTTCAACGTGGCAGCTCTGGCCAGTCAGATCGCCTCAGAGCAGAATCTGGACAATGACGAGGGACTGAAGACCTCTGCCAAATACTATCAG CTGGCCAGCGGGGCGTTTGGCCACATCAAGGACACAGTGCTGTCTGCTCTGAACAGGGAGCCTACCATGGACATCTCCCCTGAGACTGTAGGCACCCTGAGCCTCATCATGCTGGCCCAGGCCCAGGAGGTCTTCTTTCTTAAAGCCACTTCAG ATAAGATGAAAGACGCTGTCATCGCTAAGCTGGCCAATCAGGCGGCAGACTTCTACGGAGACGCCTTCAAGCAGTGCCAGTATAAGGACAACCTCCCCAAG gaaGTGCTTCCGGTGCTGGCGGCTAAGCACTGCATCATGCAAGCCAACGCCGAGCTGCATCAGAGCATCCTGGCCAAGCAGAAGAAGAGGTTCGGGGAGGAGATTGCTCGTCTGCAG CACGCAGCAGAGCTGGTTAAGACTGTGGCATCTCGTTACGACGAGTACGTGAGCGTTAAGGATCTGACAGACAAGATCAACCGATGCCTCACAGCAGCTAAGAAAGACAACGACTTTATCTACCACGACCGGGTGCCCGAAGTCAAAGACCTCGAGCACATCGGCAAAGCAGCGCTGGTCAAACCAACCGCCATCACACCCCCACTCAGTCAGAAATTTTCAG ACTTGTTTGAGAAGATGGTTCCAATGGCCGTGCAGCAGTCCATGAGCATTTACAGCCAGAGGAAGGCCGAGACCGTTAACAGACTGGTGGGAACCATGAGGGAGGCGACTAATCTCTGCAACGG GGTGTTGGCGTCTCTAAACCTGCCAGCTGCTCTGGAGGATCTGTCAGGAGACTCCATCCCACAATCCATTGCTGAGAAGGCCAGGAACGTCGTGCAGCACGGAGGACTGCAGAGCATCGAGCAGCTCATCAAAGACCTGCCCGAGCTGTTGACCCGCAACAGAGAGATCCTGGATGAG TCTCTGAAGATGCTGGACGATGAAGAGACGACCGACAACGAGCTGAGGACCAAGTTCAGCCAGCGCTGGAGCAGAACTCCCTCTGGAGACCTCTACAAGCCTCTTCGAACCG AGGGCGCTAACTTCCGCAACATCTTGGACAAGGCAGTGCAGGCCGACCAGGTGGTGAGGGACCGCTACAACACCCACTGTGCCATGATCGCCCTGCTGTGTAAACCAGAGAACGAGCTCAACGCCGCCATCCCCTCTGCCAACCCGACCAAGACACTACAGGGCAGCGAG GTAGTGAACGTGCTGCGCTCTCTGCTCGCTCAGCTGGAGGAGgtaaagaaagagagggagactATGGAGGGAGAGATCAAGGCCGTGACCTTTGACATGTCCATCACCTTCCTGACGGCGCTGGCTCAGGATGGAGCCATCAATGAGGAGCAGCTGTCGCTGGGCCAGCTCGACCAGCTGTACGGCAGCTACAACCAGAGAGTGCAGGCCAGCCTCCGCACACAGGAAGAGCTGCTGGGAAAAGTTCAG ACGTCCCACCAGGAGTTCAGCAGCCTGAAGCAGTCCAATGCAGACTCCAACCAGAGGGAGGAGGTCCTCAAGAAGCTGGCCTCGGCCCACGACAGCTACATGGAGATCAGCAACAACCTGCGCGAGGGCACCAAG TTCTACAACGACCTGACAGAAATCCTGCTCAAGTTCCAGAACAAATGCAGCGACATCGTTTTCGCCCGCAAGACGGAGCGCGATGAACTCCTCAA GGACCTGCAGCAGAGCATCGCTCGAGAGCCCAGCGCTCCAACCTTCAACGTTCCCGCCTATCAGAGCACTCCCGCTGCCCCCTCCGGCCCCGCCGCCCCGGCTCCTGGTCCGACCCCTGCACCAAGAACCGTCTTT CCTGTGCAGCCTCAACAACCCGAGTCAAAGCCCCAGCCCCCAGCCAGGCCACCTCCACCAAGCGTGACCCCTCAGGCAGCCTCCACCACACCCGCCAGCTCACAACCTGCCGCCGTTCCCACTAACAACCCACCACCCATGGCACCCCAGGCCCAGGGACCACCTTACCCCACCTACCAAGGCTACCCTGG GTACTACCAGATGCCTATGGGCTACAATCCTTATGCTTACGGCCAGTACAACATGCCCAACATGCCCAACATGCCCTACATGCCCTACCAGACTCCGGGTCAGGGAGGATACCCAGGAACTGCTCCAGCAGGACAGCCCTACCCAGGCTACCCCCAACAACCCCCTCAGCAACAGCCCTACTACCCTCAGCAATAA